The Erythrobacter sp. SDW2 region CATCCGCAGACGCTGCACGACTTTGTCCACGAGGAGCTCGACCTCGACGCTTCACAGAGGGAGCGGCTCGAGCGGCTCGAGGCGCGGTTCACCGTCGAGCGAAATGAACTTGAACACTCCCTTCGCGCAGCTAATGCCAGGCTCGCGGTCGCCATGGACGAGGAGCACGAATACGGCCCCAAGGTAGCCGCAGCCATCGACGATGTGCACGGTCGCATGGGCGATCTACAGAAGGCCACAGTTGGCCATGTTTTCGCGATGCGCGCTCTGCTGAAACCCGAGCAGAAGGCGCGGTTTGATCGTCAGGTTTCCTTGTCGCTGACCGGCGAAGCCGACGAATGACCATTCGTGCAGGGGCTCGACGACACTATTGAATCCGGCCTCGTCGAAAAGGTCAGGGCTGGTAACAGGACGGCATTCGGCCGGCTTGTCGAACCCCATTTGCCGCGACTGCTTGGGCTCGCCCGCCGAATGCTTGGATCTTCGGAAGAGGCCGAGGACGCTCTGCAGACTGCTCTTGCATCAACATGGGTAGCTCGAGCCAAGCTGGACCCCGCCAAACCGATTGCGGCTTATCTTACGACCGTAACACTCAACAAATGCCGCGATAGGCTCCGGCGACGCAAGGTCTCACAATTTTTGGGCATTGGATCGTTCGATCCGGAGATTCCGATTGCCTCTGACGAGCCAGGCACCGAAACCCTGGTTGCCGACCGGCAAATGCTCCATGAAGTCTCACGGGCAATCGAAAGGTTACCAGTCCGACTACGTGAAGCGCTGGTCCTGGTCGCCGTGGAAGGACGAAGCCACCGCGAGGTTTCGCAGTTACTTGGCGTGACGGAGAAGACGGTCGAAACGCGCGTGTACCGTGCCCGTCAGCGCCTGCGCGAAAAAAACTCGGATATGTTTGAGGCCTAATCGCAGTTCATGCGTAAGGCTGGGTATGAGCAACACGAAACGCACTCAACAATTTGCTTTTGACCGCCGCAGATTTCTGACCCGTAGCGCCCAAGCCGCGACGTTTATGGGGCTAGCGCACACCGTCCCGGCATGGGCCCGAGGAGGTGATCTGCACAACGGGGCGATCCGCCCCGGCTTCGACGAAGTGTCGGGCCGCGACATCGCACTGACGATCGGCGAAGGGCCTCGCGTCGTGCAGGGCCGCCGCGGACACGCTGTTGCCGTCAACGGTAGCGTGCCGGGTCCGCTGGTTCGCCTCCAGGAAGGTCAGCCGGTTCGGATCGCGGTCACGAACACGCTCGACGAAGACAGCTCGATCCACTGGCACGGGCTGCTTCTGCCATTCCAGTACGACGGCGTACCGGGTGTCAGCTTTCCCGGCATCAAACCTGGAGAGACTTTCGTCTATGACATCCCCGCGCTGCGACAGAGCGGCACCTACTGGTGGCATAGTCACTCGGGGTTGCAGGAGCAGGCCGGGCACTACGGCCCGATCGTGGTTGAACCCGCCGGGGCGGACCCCGTGCAAACGGACCGCGACTATGTTCTACTCCTGAGCGACTTCACGCCTCTTCACCCCCATACGATCATGGACAAGCTGAAGAAGGGCGAAGGCTACTTCAATTACCAGCAGAACACCTGGACCGACGACTATCCGCTGTCGGGCGAGGACCGCCGGATGTGGGCGCGTATGCGCATGATGGCGACCGACATCCTCGACGTGACCGGCTCGACCTACACCTATCTCGCCAACGGGCGCGGCCCGGAAGAGGGTCTGGAGTTCCTGTTCAACCCTGGAGAACGGGTACGGCTGCGCGTCATCAATGGCAGCGCGATGACCTTCTTCAACGTCCGCATTCCCGGCGTGAAATTCTGGGTGGTCGGCGCCGACGGCCAGAACGTGCGCCCGATCGAGGTCGAGGAGTTCCAGATCGGCACGGCGGAGACCTACGACATCGTCGTCGAGCCGACCGGCGAAGCCCGCACGATCGTCGCCGAAAGCATGGATCGGTCAGGCATGGCCGTAGCTACCTTGGCATCCCGCCCCGGCGCGCGGGCAACCGTGCCGCCCCTGCGCGATCCGCCGCTGCTGACGATGGCGGACATGGGTATGAATCACGGGTCGGGCGGGATGGACCATGGCGGCGGCGACATGGCCGGCATGGATCATTCGGCCATGGGCCATGACATGCCGTCGCAGGGTGGGACTGCCGAGCCGATGGCCGGGATGGATATGAGCGGCATGAACATGCGAGACACGTCCTTGCTGCCGCCCAGCGTGAAGGTCGGCCCCGGAATCGACATGGTGTCGATGAACCCCGTCGATCGAATGGGCGATCCGGGCCTTGGCCTGGACAACGTTCCGCACAAGGTTCTCAACTACAAGGATCTCGTGGCGCTCGAACCGAACGACGATCTGCGCCGCCCGTCACGGAGCATGGAAATTCACCTGACCGGCAATATGGAGCGCTACATGTGGTCGTTCGACGGCAAGAAGTTCACCGCCGTCAGCGACGATCCAATCCGCTTCGCCTATAACGAGCGAGTCCGGGTCAAACTCGTCAACGACACGATGATGGCGCACCCGATCCACCTGCACGGCCATTTCTTCGAACTGGTCAACGGCGCGCCTGCCGATCGCCAGCCGCAGAAGCACACGGTGATCGTCCAGCCCGGCGGCAGCGCGACCTTCGACCTCACCGCCGACGAACAGGGCGACTGGGCCTTCCACTGCCATCTGCTCTACCACATGCATTCGGGCATGTTTCAGATCGTGACCGTCGCCAAGCCGCCTTCGGCACCCGATGTGAAGCGGGTGGGAGAAGACTGATGCGCCTGGTCGTCGCCATGCTCCTCGCGAGCGCCGCAACTCCCGCTATCGCACAGGACCATTCAGGTCACGCGCTGCCTAGCGCGCAATCGCCAGCCCAGACCGAATGCGAACAGGAAGCCGCACGCCATCGCGCCATGGGCCATCCGGTGCCCGAGGGGGCTTGTGAGCCTGCCACGCCACCGGGGGAACCAGTCTCCGCCGATCGGCACGAGGGCCATTCTGGCATGGATCATTCGCAGATGGACCACGCTCAAATGGAAGGAATGGACCATTCCGCCATGGACCATTCGGCGATGGATCATAGCGAGATGCCGGCGATGGAACATTCCAATATGGAAAGCATGGACCACGCGGCGATGGGCCATGAAGGGATGCAATCGTCCGGCCAAGCGCCGATGGACCATCAGACGATGGACCATGGAGACATGGACCACGGAGCCATGGACCATGGCACGATGGACATGACACCCATCCCACAAGGACCGCCTCCGGCAGCGGCGGGATCGGGACCGCCCCGCGCCGCCGACGCGATCTGGGGCGCCGAAGCGATGCGCGCCTCGCGCGATGCTCTGCGCGCCGAGAACGGCGGGATGAACGTGTTCTGGTTCCAGGGCGATCGGGCTGAGTATCGCGCACGGGAAGGTGGCGATGGTTACTTGTGGGACGTGCAAGGCTATTACGGCGGCGACCTCGACAAATTCTGGTTCAAGAGCGAGGGCGAAGGTACCTTCGGAGAGAAGCCCGAGTCCGCCGAAATCCAAGGCCTTTGGAGCCACGCGATCGGTCCTTGGTGGGACCTGCAGGCTGGTGTTCGACAGGACCTGACCGGTCCCGAACGCACCCATGCCGTCATCGGCGTGCAGGGACTTGCACCTTATATGTTCGAGATCGACGCGGCCGCGTTCCTGTCCACCAAAGGCGATCTGACGGCACGTGTGGAAGCCGAACTAGACCAGCGCATTACCCAGCGCCTGATCCTCCAACCGCGCGCCGAAGTGAACCTGTCAGCGCAGGACATTCCCGAACTGGGTGTCGGAGCAGGTCTCGAATCGGTCGAACTCGGACTGCGGCTGCGCTACGAATTCGCGCGTGAATTCGCGCCCTATGTCGGCGTTGAACAGGAATGGAAGGTGGGCCAAAGCGCCGACTATGCCCGCATTGCGGGCGAGGATCCGAGCGTGACCAACTACGTTGTGGGCGTCCGATTCTGGTTTTGAACACCGCCGCTTAGTGTGGGCGAATGGCGGGCCTTCATTTTTGATGTGTTCAATTTAGGACAGCTAATGAACATCCTATTTGGATGATCACGTAGCTTTTTTGGGACTCAACATTGGTTCTGCGGCTACTGAAGTCAGGGCGGGATCAATGTACGCCTTGCACCTCATTTCGGTCTTCTGAGACTGCATCCAATGACGTCCAAAGCCGACCCTCCGCCAGTCATTGTCAACGCATGGGGCGCGCGAGGCTTTCGAGAATGCGACACTCGCCTACACTGTCCGAACGGCAGGAATGAAGAAGCTGCCCAAGCTCGCCATGGAGTGACTGCAAATCTAAGATCTTGCGTTCGACATCCTCGAGATGATCCCGCACGATTTGATCAACATCTTCGCAGGGCTTGTCGTCGTGATCGGAAAGCATGAGCAATTCTTTCACTTGCACCATGTTGAATCCCAAGCCTCTAGCCCTACGCACGAAAGTCAGGGTAGCCAAATGGCTGTCGGAATAATCACGGTAGTTACTATCAGTCCTGTCGGCGACGGGCAGAACACCTTCACGCTCATAATAGCGGATGGTTTCCGCCTTGGTGCCGGTGGCTTTGGCGAGTTCTCCGATACGCATCGCTTGACCTTGTAGTTGCTACAAGGTGCATATGTGCTTGCGACTCGAATGTTGCAAGGAGAGCCGCATGGCCAAGTCCTGCTGCCAGACACCGGAACCCGATACCGCTGCGCACAATGAGCCGCGCTGGCGCCGCGCCCTTTGGATCGCGCTCATCGCGAACGCAGCCATGTTCATAGTCGAAATGGTAACGGGTATCGCTGCCGATTCCCGCTCCCTTCAGGCCGACGCGCTCGATTTCTTCGGCGATGCAGCGAACTATGCGATCAGCCTGGGCGTTGCCGGGATGGCGCTCGCATGGCGGGCGAAAGCTGCTCTGATAAAGGCAGCAACCATGCTCGCCTTCGGTATCTGGGTGATCGGCTACGCCATCTATGGCTTCATAGCAGGTGCCGATCCGGAGCCTTCGACGATGGGAATAGTCGGCACGCTGGCGTTGGCGACCAACGTAATCGTCGCACTTATGCTTTTCCGCTTCCGCGAGGGCGATGCGAACATGCGGTCGGTCTGGATTTGCTCGCGCAACGACGCCATCGGGAACATCGCGGTTCTCGGGGCCGCTCTCGGCGTTTTCGGAACGGGTCAGGCATGGCCCGACCTGCTGGTCGCCTCGATCATGGCCGGACTGGCGTTCTGGGGAAGCATCGAGGTATTCGGGCAGGCGCGGCGGGAGCTGGCCCATGAATAGCAATACCATCAGTAGCAGGAATGCATTCCTCGCAGAAGAATACCGACGCGCAGCGAAGGCCGCGAAGGAGCAGAATTTCGAGGAAGCCTGGCACCATCTCGAGCGCGCCCACGTGGTCGCTCAAGACCGTTTCGGACCGCACTGCGTCGCGCATTTGCGCATGCTGCGGCTTGCCTGGAGAGTAGGAGACTGGCGGGAGGTCCGCGGTCAGATGTTCAGGCTTGCGCTCGCTCCCCTGGGTAACGCTACAGGAAAGCTGCCGGTCGGAAACACCGGCCGTTCCAATGTCAGTGCTTTCACCCGGATGGAAATAGAGCCGGAGATCAGACGCGTGCTCGGTCTATCGCCAACTCGAAATGATTGCTCATCAAAGAAAAGCGTTTGGTAGAGTGGGCGATATTGTCATGACATCACATTTCGTCATTCAAGATTGTTCTTCCTTGGTGAAGCTCGCGCTGCTACCGGACACCCGATGACCCGGTTCTTCGCCCGTTCTCCGTTGCTACGGCTTATCACGCTGTGCACCGCGCTCGGTGTCCTATGGGCACCGGTGGCGGAAGCGGCCGAATGCGCGGGAGAGCCCTCGGTAGCATCCCAACTCGAGCAGCACGACGAGCCCGGCGATGATGACCGTGGCCCGGAGAAGCACGGCGCATGTGCGCATGGCCATTGCCATCATGCTTCGCAGGCCGTCGGACGGTCGTCTGACGCCGTCACCTTGGGCTCGGTGATGAGCGGCCTACGCGCTGGCGACCAGCCCTCGTTCGCGTCCAATCTGACCGAACTGGCAACGCCCCCTCCTCGCGGCTGACGTTCGCCGCGCGTCGGACCTGTTTTCCGACGCTAACTGAACGTCACCAAAGGAATACCCATCAATGTTCGCCATATCGTGGCGAGCAGCCCCCGTCTGGGGGCTGATACTCGCCCTGTCCACGGGACCTGCCAGCGCGCAGGACCCGCGTGTCGTCACGCTCGACGACGCCCTCGAACTCAGCGGGGTCGCCGCTGAGGCCGATACCGCCACCACCAACCCTCGCCTCGTGGGTCCCCGCGCGGAATCCGAGGCGGCAGCGGCGCTTGTCGATCAGGCTCGCCTCCGGCCTAATCCCGAAGTGTCCTTCGAGGTCGAGAACCTCGCTGGCAGCGGGGCTTTTTCCGGCCTTCAGGCGACCGAGTATACACTCTCTGTAGGACAGCGTCTCGAACTAGGCGGCAAACGCTCCGCCCGTGTCAGTGCGGCTGAAGCCCAGGCGGGACTCGCATCCCTCAGGGCCGATCTGACCACGGTCGAACTCGGCCAACTGGTGCGCGAGCGATACCTCACGGCTGTTGCCGCAGCTGCCAGGGTCGAACTTGCGCAGGATGTGGTCGCGCGCAATGAAGAACTGGCGCGTATAGCTGGCGTCCTTGTGGAAGTCGGCCGCGAGCCGCCTCTGCGCGCGCTGAGAGCGGATGCAGCCCTCGCCGAAGCGCGCGCACATCTGGTCGAGGCCGAGGCGGAGAGCCTGTCGGCTCGAACTGCGCTCGCCGCTCTATGGGCGGGCGGTGAAGCGCCCTTCGTTCCAGCTGAATTTCCGAATGTTCTCCCGCCCGCCTCACTTATGGCCGATGCGACGGAAAGTCTGACCTACAGGGTCGCGCGTGCCGAAAGCACGGCTGCTGCGGCGGAAATTGAGCGGCAGCGAACTCTGCGTATTCCGGATCCGACAGTCTCCGCGGGCGTGCGGCGCTTCGGGGAAAGCGGCGATAACGCCTTCCTCGTCGGTGTTTCGATCCCGCTTCCCTTTCGGGATCGCAACCAGGGCAACGTTGCGGCTGCCGAGGCTCGGTTGCGGGCAGCGAACGCTCGCGAAGCCGTAGCCCTCGCGGACTACGAGCAGGCGGTCGCCAGCGCCCGCGCAAGGTATCTTGGTGCCGAAGCGCGCGTCGAGACCCTGTCGCGGACATCGCTCCCGCAGGCGGAGGAGGCGCTACGCCTCGTGAGCATCGGATATCGCAACGGACGTTTCCCCCTGATCGAAGTTCTCGCTGCCGCCGAGGCGCGCGACACGATCCGCGAGGCGCTCATCGCCGCCCGCGAACAGAGGGGCCTGGCCGCAGCCGAACTGATCGGGCTGGCCGCACAATGAAAGATACATCCATGATACGCAGAAATCTGGCGATCCTCGTCGGTATCGTAATCGCGATCGGCGCGCTGACGCTGATCTTCTGGCCGACCGCCAAAGACGACGACCATACGGAGGAGGAAGCGGAGGCGGAGACACCCGAGGGGGTGGTCACACTGAGCGAGGAGCAGATCAGCGAGGCCGCGATACAGCTGACCGCCGTGCGGTCTGGCGCCGCTGTCGAGCTCGTCTTCCCGGCGACCGTCGCTGCAAGCCCCACCGCTTCCGCGCGGATCGACGCCCGTGCTTCTGGCGTCGTTCGCTCGGTGGGCAAGACGCTCGGCGACTATGTGTCGCGCGGGGAAACCGTCGCCCGCATCGAAAGCGCGGACGCTGCGGCTCTCGCCTCGCAGCTCAGTGCCGCGCGTGCGCGGGTGGGCGAGCTGTCGGCCGCCTACGAACGCGAACGGCGGTTGTTCGAAGCAAACGTCACCGCCCGCCAGGACCTGGAAGCCGCGCAGGCCAATCTCAGCGTAGCGCGTTCGGAACTGCAACGGGCGCAGGCGGCAGTAGCAGCAGCCGGTGTCAGCGGTGATGGGCGATCGCTGGCAGTCACCTCTCCTCTGGCCGGCAGAATCACCGCGGCACCCATTGTGCTCGGAGCCTTCGTGAACGCCGGCGAGGAGCTTTACAGCGTGGTCGATCCGAACGGGCTTCAGATCGAGGTGGCGCTCCCTTCCGCTGAAGCCTCCCGCATCCAGCCTGGTGACGAGGCCGTGCTGGTCGTCGGCGATGGCCGCGAAATTGGCGCCCGGGTGCGTTCGGTCACGCCTTCTCTCGATCCGGAAAGCCGCAGTGCCACTGCGGTCCTGTCGTTGTCGCGCGGTATTCCTGGCCTTCAGCCGGGCGCGTTTCTCCAGGCGCGGATCAGACCTTCGGGTGAGATCGACCGCGACCGCATCGCGGTGCCGGAGGACGCTATCCAGGTGGTCGAGGGGCGCGATGTCGTTTTTGTCCGGACGAAGACCGGGTTCCAGGCCCGCGAGGTCCAAGTCGGAACTCGGTCTGCGGGCATGGTGACAATTCTCTCCGGCCTCCAGGAGGGATGGCGGATCGCTGTCGCCAACGCCTTCCTGCTCAAGGCCGAACTCGGGAAGGAGGGCGCCGAACATGGTCACTGAGACACGGCCCACGCCCGAGGTGGGAAACCACACCGGTTCGGCCAGCCATCGCCACGGTTTGATCGGGGCTATCCTCGACATCGCCGTGCGGTTCCGCTGGGCGGTCATCGTCCTCACCGTCTTCGCCGCGATCTACGGCGCCATGAACCTTTTGCGCCTGCCGATCGATGCGGTGCCGGACATCACCAACACGCAGGTGCAGATCAACACCAGCGCGCCCGCGCTCTCCCCGTCGCAGGTGGAGACGCAGGTGACATTCCCCATCGAGACCGGGCTTGCCGGGATCGAGGGGCTCGAGATGACCCGCTCGATCTCGCGCAACGGCTTCAGCCAGGTCACGGCGATCTTCGAAGAAGGCACCGATATCTACTTCGCGCGCCAACAGGTGAACGAACGGCTCGCCCCGATCGGTGCCTCGCTGCCGGAAGGAGCGGAGCCCACGATGGGACCGATCTCGACGGGCCTGGGCGAAGTGCTCATGTATACGATCGAATACGAGTACCCGGGAGGTCGCGATGCGCCCAAGGGTGGTCGAACCGGCTGGCAGCCGGACGGGAGCTTCATCACCGAACGCGGCGAGCGCCTCGACACCGAAGTCGCCAAGGCAGCCTATCTTCGCACGGTGCAGGACTGGGTCGTTGCACCGCTCATGCGCTCAATCGATGGCGTCGCAGGCGTGGACTCGATCGGTGGCTACGAGAAGCAGTTCCTGGTCCAGCCCGATCCCGCCCGGCTGACCGGCTACGGCCTGTCGTTCGACACCCTGATCGATGCTCTGGAAGCGGCGAACCTTGCTGAGGGCGCCAATTTCGTCGATCGCGCCGGAGAGGCTCTGCTCGTCCGCGTCGATGCGCGGCTTGGAGGCACGCAAGATATCGAACAGGCGGTCGTCGCGACCCGCGAGGGCGTTCCGATCCGGATCGGAGATGTCGCCTCGGTTCGCATCGGCGGCGACCTCAGAACCGGTGCTGCCTCGCTCAATGGCGAGGAGGCGGTTGTGGGTACGGTCCTCATGCGCAGCGGCGAGAACAGCCGCACCGTGGCCGCCGCCTCGGCCGAACGACTGGAAGAAGTTCGCGCCTCGCTCCCTGCCGGAGTGGTCGCCGAAATCGTCTACAACCGCTCGTCGCTCGTCGATGCGACTATTGCAACCGTTGAAAAGAACCTCGTCGAGGGCGCGCTCCTGGTTATCGCAGTCCTGTTCCTGATGCTCGGCAATATCCGGGCAGCGATCATCGCCGCATTGGTCATTCCGGTATCCATGCTGATGGCCGCCGTGGGAATGGACAGGCTTGGAGTGTCGGGCAATCTGATGAGCCTCGGGGCACTTGACTTCGGCCTCATCGTCGATGGCGCGGTCATCATCGTCGAGAACAGCGTCGCGCGGCTCGCTGCGAGGCAGCACCACGAAGGCAGACTGCTCAGCCTCGGCGAGCGGCTGACCGAGACGCGGCTGGCGGCACAGGAGATGATCAGGCCGACCGTCTACGGCCAGGCGATCATCCTCTTGGTCTATGCGCCGCTTCTCACCTTCACTGGTGTCGAGGGCAAGACGTTCTCGCCCATGGCCATCACGGTCATGCTGGCGCTCGCCTCCGCCTTCGTGCTGTCGCTGACCTTTGTCCCGGCGATGATCGCGGTGCTCCTCAATCGCAAGCTGACCGAGAAGGAGGTCAAGCCGGTCCGGATCGCGAAGGAACGCTATGGCCCGGCCCTGCGCCGTGCCATCGCACGCCCATGGCCGGTGATCGGAGCGGGTGCCGGGCTGTTTGCCGTAGCAGCTTTGATGTTTACCTTTCTCGGCAGCGAGTTCACGCCCCAGCTCGACGAGCGGGACATCGCGGTTCAGTCGCTGCGGATACCGTCGACCTCGCTCGAACGCTCGCTCGCCATGCAGAGACAGGTGGAGGACAAGCTCGAGGCCTTCCCACAAGTAGAACTGGTTTTCTCGCGCACCGGCACGGCCGAGGTCGCGAGCGATCCGATGCCGCCGAACGCGTCCGATGCCTACGTCATCCTGAAGCCGCGCGAGGAGTGGCCCGATCCCGACCTGTCGAAGGACGAACTTGTCGCCGAGATGGAGGAATCGCTCAGCGGTCTGGTCGGCAACCTCTACGAGTTCAGCCAACCCATCGAACTGCGCTTCAACGAGCTGATCGCGGGTGTTCGCGGCGACGTGGCGGTCAAGCTCTACGGAGACGACCTCACGGCGCTGACCCGGTCAGCCGGAGAAGTGGCCGGGGTGCTTCGCGGCGTCGAGGGTGCTGCCGACGTCAAGGTCCAGCAGGTCACCGGCTTCCCCACGCTCGACATCGCCTTCGATCGACCGACGATTGCCCGCTATGGTCTGACCGTGGAGGAGGTCGCGCAGTCTGTGGCCATCGCGCTGGGCGGCCGCCCTGCGGGACTGGTGTTTGAGGGTGACCGCCGGTTCGATGTCGTCGTGCGGCTCGCCGATGCGACCCGGGACGATTTCGATCAGCTCGGCGCTCTTCCCATAGTGCTCGAAAACGGGGTCACCGTTCCCCTTCGCACGCTGGCGGATTTCCAGGTAGTCGACGGCCTCGCCGAGGTCCGGCGCGAGCAGGGTCGCCGGCTGGTGATCGTGTCGGCGAACGTGCGCGAGCGCGATCTCGGCTCGTTTGTCGAGGAGGCCCGGGCGGGCGTCTCCGAGAACGTCAATCTGCCGGCTGCCTCCTTCATCGAATGGGGCGGACAATACCAGAACCTCCAGGCCGCGCAGGCGAGGCTCGGGCTCGTCGTTCCGGTCTGCTTCGCGCTGGTCTTGCTGCTGCTGTTCATGGCGCTGGGCGGGTGGGTTCCGGCACTCGCGGTGTTCAGCGCGATACCGATGGCGCTGGCAGGCGGAGTGTTCGCGCTTGCCTTGCGGGGGATGCCGTTCTCGGTGTCCGCCGCGGTGGGCTTCATCGCTCTTTCGGGTGTCGCGGTGCTGAATGGCCTCGTGATGATGACGGCAATCCGACAGCGCCTCGACAAGGGAATGTCGCTCGATGACGCGATCTGTGACGGTGCGCTGGCAAGACTGCGGCCAGTGCTGATGACTGCGCTGGTGGCTTCGCTCGGCTTCGTGCCCATGGCCATCGCGACTGGAACCGGCGCCGAAGTGCAGCGTCCGTTGGCTACGGTCGTGATCGGCGGATTGATCACCGCGACCGCGCTTACGCTCTTCGTCCTTCCCGCCATTGCCAGGCTGGTGCTGCGGGAGAACGGTCAAGATGTCGGATGGCGAGAAAAATGGCGAGCGATGCTCCGGCTCAACCTGACCCGCGATGAGCGCCGCGAATATCCCACTGGGGAGATCTGAATTTATGGCTGACAATCACGATCACGCGCATGGGGCTGCCAAGCTTTTCGGCCTGCCCGTAGAGCTGGCCTTCGCACTCCTTTCCGGCATCACGCTGGCCGTGGGGTTCGCGGTGGAAAAGCTGGTGCCCGCCGCGCCGGACTGGTTGCCTCTCGCAGGGTATGGTGCCGCCTACTTTTTCGGCGGACTGTTCACGCTGCGCGAAGCAGTCGAGAATGCGCTGGCGCGCCAGTTCAAGATTGACTCGCTCATGCTCGTCGCGGCGGCGGGCGCGGCGATCCTGGGCGAGTTCGCGGAAGGTGCACTGCTGCTGTTCCTGTTCAGCCTGGGTCATGCGCTAGAAAGTTTCGCCATGGGCCGCGCGAAGCGCGCGATCGACGCGCTGGCCGAACTTGCACCCGAACGCGCGACCGTGCTGCGCGACGGATCGCCGGTCGATGTCGCAGTCGAGGAACTTGTCGTCGGCGACGTCGTGCTGGTCCGTCCCAACGAGCGCCTGCCTGCCGATGGTTTCATCATCAAGGGTCAGTCTGCCATCAATCAGGCACCCGTGACCGGCGAGAGCATTCCGGTCGACAAACGTCCGGTTGAGGATCGTGCCGCAGCGCGCACGGCTGCCGGCGCCGTCGATGCCGTCTCGCGCGCCTTTGCCGGGACCATCAATGGCAGCGGCGCGCTGGAAATCGAGGTGACGCGTAAATCGAACGAAAGCACGCTCAGCAAGGTTGCCGCGCTGGTGGCTGCAGCGGAAACCGAACGCTCGCCCACCCAGCGGATGACCGACAAGTTTGAACGCGTATTTGTCCCTCTCGTGCTACTGCTGGTCGCGCTGTTGCTCTGTGCGCCGCTGGTGATCGACGAGCCTTTCAGC contains the following coding sequences:
- a CDS encoding efflux RND transporter permease subunit, with product MIGAILDIAVRFRWAVIVLTVFAAIYGAMNLLRLPIDAVPDITNTQVQINTSAPALSPSQVETQVTFPIETGLAGIEGLEMTRSISRNGFSQVTAIFEEGTDIYFARQQVNERLAPIGASLPEGAEPTMGPISTGLGEVLMYTIEYEYPGGRDAPKGGRTGWQPDGSFITERGERLDTEVAKAAYLRTVQDWVVAPLMRSIDGVAGVDSIGGYEKQFLVQPDPARLTGYGLSFDTLIDALEAANLAEGANFVDRAGEALLVRVDARLGGTQDIEQAVVATREGVPIRIGDVASVRIGGDLRTGAASLNGEEAVVGTVLMRSGENSRTVAAASAERLEEVRASLPAGVVAEIVYNRSSLVDATIATVEKNLVEGALLVIAVLFLMLGNIRAAIIAALVIPVSMLMAAVGMDRLGVSGNLMSLGALDFGLIVDGAVIIVENSVARLAARQHHEGRLLSLGERLTETRLAAQEMIRPTVYGQAIILLVYAPLLTFTGVEGKTFSPMAITVMLALASAFVLSLTFVPAMIAVLLNRKLTEKEVKPVRIAKERYGPALRRAIARPWPVIGAGAGLFAVAALMFTFLGSEFTPQLDERDIAVQSLRIPSTSLERSLAMQRQVEDKLEAFPQVELVFSRTGTAEVASDPMPPNASDAYVILKPREEWPDPDLSKDELVAEMEESLSGLVGNLYEFSQPIELRFNELIAGVRGDVAVKLYGDDLTALTRSAGEVAGVLRGVEGAADVKVQQVTGFPTLDIAFDRPTIARYGLTVEEVAQSVAIALGGRPAGLVFEGDRRFDVVVRLADATRDDFDQLGALPIVLENGVTVPLRTLADFQVVDGLAEVRREQGRRLVIVSANVRERDLGSFVEEARAGVSENVNLPAASFIEWGGQYQNLQAAQARLGLVVPVCFALVLLLLFMALGGWVPALAVFSAIPMALAGGVFALALRGMPFSVSAAVGFIALSGVAVLNGLVMMTAIRQRLDKGMSLDDAICDGALARLRPVLMTALVASLGFVPMAIATGTGAEVQRPLATVVIGGLITATALTLFVLPAIARLVLRENGQDVGWREKWRAMLRLNLTRDERREYPTGEI